The Raphanus sativus cultivar WK10039 chromosome 6, ASM80110v3, whole genome shotgun sequence sequence atccgcgcatAGCGCGGGTCAGTATCTAGTAGTTTTTTAAGTTAGCGTTATAATTGATGTGTAGGGTCTAGAGCGCCGAGGTTCAACAAATGGGGCGCACGATCGTTTTCCCattacaataatttttatttcgAAAGTTGAATCATAAGGTTTTCTTgaatataaaaacaatataatataatatctagactatgttaatatattaaaatgagaaTAGTGTTTTCTTTTGAAGTTCATTAATTTGGTGACGAGAGAATATGAATAGTTATATCAAACCACATCACCCAATAGGTAATATCCAAACAAGGACATACAAGAGATCAATGATCAGTTTGTTGCTCAGTTTGTTGCTATTGAATAATAGAATACTCTTGCCAtaccattttaaaattaataattggaTAGCCAAAGAGATTGAATTAATTAATATCTTATACTGTACAtggtaattataaaattttgcaGTTTACATatcttttatgtgtgtttttttttttttaatatgctaCTTTTTTGTCCTTGAGAAATTCATAAGTCATAACTGGTGGAAATAGACCAACACTTACCTAATAAATGAAGTGAAAAAGGCCGAAGCCCATTGTCGgattttggaagttgagttgtATCCTACTTTGCTGTTAAAAGCCTGTTGTTTTGGGCTGGCTGATGAATGGATCCAAGTAAgcaatttttgttgttgttgtttatataCCTCGCCAAACTGCTCCAGTTCTTGAAAATATATGCTATTTGAGttgtaattttgatatttttgttctttttatgcAGCTGAATGCTAATTGCTTGACCGAGTTATTCGTTGTTTGATCTCTGTTAAGAACGTGTGAAATGGTTGGATTCAGTTTCAGGTCCCAAACTGTCATAGACATATTGGTGAAAAACATGCGGTTGCGAACGTGACAAGGTTCACGCTTGGTTAATAAACATTCACCAAAACTAACGAGAAATATTTGCTCTGTTTCTTCCTTCTGATTGtgtcttaaaaacaaaaagttcCAACCTTTGTCCAAAAAGTATACATTGATCATGCCTCAAATGATTCTATTACACAACATGGGTACTGATTCTACACTCACTCCCAGTTTTCATGACTATTCTgccaatcatcatcatcttccctAGGCGGCCTCACCACCAAAAGAACCATCCCCAAACTCTCCTCCACACTCCCTTCCTTCAACACCGATCCTTTCTTCAGCTTCAGCCCATTCTCCTCCGCCACAAGATAGTACCCATCACCACTCTCCACCTCACTCCTCTCCCTATCCACCACCACAAGCAAAGGCTCCTCCTTCCCATCCCAAGGCAGCACCTTCCTATCATCCCTAAAAGAAACCGCAACCCCGCCTCTCCCGATCGCCGCCACCGGCTTCCACGACGGAAGAACCACCCATCTCTTCCACCCTCTCTCCGCCTCAACAACCTTAAAATCCCCTCCAGCATTAATCTCCATCGGAGCTTCGAGAACGTTCTTCTCACCTTCCTCCGCTTTGCAAACAGGTAAAACAACCACAGAGCTCGCTCCTGCCACCTCACCGAACTTTAATCTCACCACAGGAATCGTAACCGCTTTAACTTCCTCTACCTTCACCTTCTCCTCTTCCTCCCCTGTTAGTAAACCGACCGGTTTAATATTCTGTTACGCGGTTTAAAAGTTCGTTACGATTTTAACCAGAAATTACTTAAATACCTCCGTTCAACTCTCTTTCCAGCTTCTTCTTCGCCTTCTCAGACTCAGCCGCCTCCAACGCCAGCTGGAGCATCGACGTCCTCTGCTCCGAGGGGTTCTTGTTCTCCCTGCTCTGCCTATAATACAAGAACGCGAGACAGTCTCCGGGGAGATTGTAATCGAAATCCAACCAGCCGACGTCCCCGCGCCGGCTCGGGTAATCCTTGATCGCACGCGCCAGGTCCTGCGCGCGTTTCGAGTCGAAGCCCCGGTCGATTATGTACGTCGCGGCGGCGACTCGCTGCGTGGTGCTGAGGAGGCGGATCTCGTAGAGAAGCTCGGCGCCGCCGGTGTCGAACGCCGCGATGAGCTCCGGCTCGTGGAGGGACTGGGAGATCGAGTCGCGGACCTGCGTGCCGACGATGAGGCGGTTCTGCTCGATGCTGGAGATTCCGGTGAGCTCCTCGATGTTGGGAGGGGTGAGGCCTTCGGCGTAGAGGGAGGAGATGAGTGGGGCGTACTCGAACCAGAGGGCCAGTCGTCCGGCGAGGATCTCGATTTTTCCGGCGGAGTCGAGGGAGCGGAATTGCGGCGGGACGGGGGAGGACGGCGGGCGGAAGGGTTGGTAGAGGTTTTGGCGCGCCGGCGGGTTTTTGGGGATCATGTTTTGCGGTTTGCGAGACACGTTGGCGGTTATTGGGAGAGTTACGTGTCGTCGTCGGGTTACCGGGTTGGTGGGGAACCCGTGGGTTGTGGATTGTGTGAATGGTGAGAAGAGGGAGGATTTGAGAATGGTTGCTGTGAGAGAAACCATGGTGTGTGTAAAAGTGAGAGGTGTTGCAGAGTGAAGAAGATTGGTAACACTGTCTTATCTCTAGAATCATTGAGATGTTAACCGATGTTTAACCGGATGTAAACCGGATTGGTTTAAAAAGTTCGGATATTCGTTGAAGATTTTTTGGGGGCCACTTGGACGTTTAGGCCTTAGATATTTCTTCTCTTCTAGTGGAGGATATTGATGTTAACATATATCATCGTTAAAATCTCTTAAACAAGTGCTATAATGACTTTTACTCAACAAGCTATGCCATCTAATGACTATGGTTAGTAATTGAAATGGCTAAAATCCTTTCGTTCTTTCATATATCATATgcatatttgaagtttgaaAAAAATTTGGTGGCTACTAGGCAGTAGGTATTAACTCGAATTATAAGTTTCTGTCTTATTTAAATACAGTACAGTTATTTTATGAACTTATCTAGCTTGAAAACGGGCCCTTAACTGATACAACTAGCCCAAAGAACTGAAGTTTTTCTAAATAGGCCCAGTAGAAAATCCATTTTGATCTACAATGGGCCCCCAATGTCGACCTTATTGACACCTGATATctcaaaatcatttttattccGAATCGTTTACAAAATGTTTTCAAGCTCCTTTCTCAAATGCGAAGCCAAACCGCAGgaatcatatatttttctttttgaacattaAACTCTACTCATATTGAAGCCAAGGAGCTTCAGTCAACTGCTTTGGATGTTTCCAACGTTCATCATATCCATACATGACCTGCAATTTCCATTTTATAACAAATATCTTACTCCAAAAGATATTATTTGATCCGCAAAGCCGTCCACTAATAGTTTTGCCCAAGAAAACCTAGACACTAGTAAACCATCAGACAAAAAAACCTAGACACTAGTATTTTCTAATACTTgaatatctatactatttaatattctctccgtttcaaaaagatacatatttaaaaaaaattcacatatattaaaaaacacattaaaatttaattttaaatgcattgttttttgtgaataacaatttttcataatttttagtTAGTAAAAATCAGTGAACACCATTAATTGTTTTgaagttaacaaatttttattaaataatacattaaaaaataaaagtgtataTGCAGCCAGAATTAGGAAAATTCAATAAAGTAAGAGAATCATCAATTAATGCTTTTGATATGTCATCTTCAGAAGTACTGGTTCATTCTTCGATTTCAATAGCTTTGGTATTAAAAAGATTGCAAACACATTCTATCATTAATTAACACTTTGAAAATAGTCATTTTAGTTCTTTTTAGTTGAGGATTATCTACCAAAGTACGATTTGAATTTATTAGCCAAGTAAATCAATGATGTTTTGGCagatttctttttaatgaatgaaGTTGATCTATCGATCAAAACCTATATGCCGAAACAGGAACAAACCTTACATCTTAGATTCTTAATACCAACCATGATTTCATGAGTGGGGAAATATGTTATTGAGCCGGTCATTTCTAAGAATTCGTATAGAAAAAGTAAACAATAATAAGTTAGATTAGTATATACTTTTTGACCTGAATCATATGTTTAGTAAGTAGTAACTAATTAATTGGTTTGAAATATACCACACATTTCAGCCAAATCACATTTgtgaaactatatattttaatggtttAATATGCTTCTTTAAGTGATTTGAATCACATGTGTAAAATCACATTCCCAATAAAAACAGTAATTCAAATGAAGCATGCAAATGAATAGgagtaatataaatatacaattattgGTTGTGATAAATCACTAAAGTAGTATGTTTTTGTAAaagcatgtttttttttgttgtttttcagaaaataaatgTGAAAGTTAGATAAGCAATATACACAATTGTTCCACATGTGAACTTTGGTCAGGaatcaattattaattaaaaaaagtattGAAAATATGGACATAAGAAAATCACGAAAAGATTTGCGTCTCTTAATTTACTCCAGTTGATCCATTACTCACCGTCTCTCTCTCGAacaatacttgggttcacccctgaggtgaacttatgaattcacctatttccttatttcaattatattaccataaatattaatgtcacattaaataaactataaattacaaaaaaagtaaactttaaatcataaactctaaattcgaatcctaaacctaaatcttagatttttaattttaaaccataccctaaacccaaacctataccctaaacccaaacctataccctaaatcttaaatctaaatttaaatcttaaactctaaactcaaaccataaaccctaaacccaaactctaaaccctaaacccaaactctaaacgctaaaacctaaactttaaactcaaaatataaatcataaacccaaatttttcaaatacctttgggttaatgatcatcaaatgtattttcaaatacattttagtgtatagagttcgggtttatggtttacagtttgggtttaaggtttagaatttagggtttagagtttgagtttagggtttagagtttgggtttagggtctaggatttaaatttagatttaggatttagggtatatagtttgggtttagggtataggtttggatttagggtttagggtttggtttaaaatttaaaatctaaaatttggatttaggatttgaatttagagtttatgatttaaaatttacttttttgtaatttataatttgtttataatgtgatattaatgtttatggcaatttgattgaaataaggaaataGGTGAATTTATAAGTTCACCCAGgagtgaacctaagtattgttcctCTTTCTTTTACCTAAACAAAGTCATCTTTCTATACACTGTGTAACACCTTCTCCTATTTCTCTTCCTGTGGTGTGTCTTAAATGGAAACTTGTGATTATACACTGTGTGACttatatctctttctctctcacgcTATAAGTGAGCTTATAATGTTTTTGCAGCTATATAATTGAGCAACTGTCAACGCATTTTGCTATCCATCTACTCTCTCTATAGTAGAaaagaaaatacacaaaaagACAAGAATAGAAATTAAACGTAATAAttaagaaaaggaaagaaattCAATTTTGATCTCTTCCACTTATATTTCTCATCTTCAAAGGTCTCTTCCTTTTTTGCAGGTTGTTCCACTTTGCCTCACCATTTCTGCACTACACCATCACCATCAATTTTCTAAAAATCCATCTTTTTGTAGCACCTACCTCACTAGTACCAGGAAGTATTCAAGTCCTCTATCCATCCACTTCAAGTCTCAAGACTAAACCTAATTTTATCATCTTTTTATGAGGTACTAAAAGCCTAATTTCTTCTGCCCTAAAGCTTtcaaaatcaagaaaaagaacCCTAATCTCTCCAACCCTAGTTTGGATACATATCTTTTTAAGTTATGGATCTGATCTCTCAAGAGCACAATAACAAGAACCCTAATACCGTTCTCTCAACAcgacctcctcctccttcttcttcttctccaccttCCTCTAGCCGCTATGAGAATCAGAAACGCCGTGATTGGAACACTTTCTGCCAATACCTTAGAAACCATCGTCCACCGCTCTCTCTACCGTCTTGCACTGGCGAACACGTCCTAGAGTTTCTCCGTTACCTTGACCAGTTTGGCAAAACCAAAGTCCATCACCAAAACTGCGCTTTCTTTGGCCTCCCAAATCCTCCGGCTTCTTGTCCTTGTCCTCTCCGACAAGCTTGGGGCTCACTTGACGCCCTTATCGGCCGTCTCCGTGCCGCCTACGAGGAACACGGTGGAGTTCCAGAGACTAGCCCTTTTGGCTCACGTTCAGTCAGGGTTTTCCTCAGGGAGGTTAGAGATTTCCAGGCTAAATCTCGTGGGGTTAGCtacaagaagaagaggaagacggtCAATAACAAGCAAATAACTCAATCGAGTTCGCAGCCGCCTCTAAAGccacagcagcagcagccagGTCAGTCACGGATGGCTAATTATCACCATGGGCAGCTTAATGATATCGTACAGCTTCAATAGATGTACGCTCGTATCTAGCTATTTATACGCACCAACCTTTGTATTTGTGTAATGTAATATCCCTACTTTGTATTTGTGTAATGTAATATCCCTACTTCACTCCATCCACCGCTATTGTTTTTTGAACTATTGTTTTGTCCTTTTTTTATACTTGAATTGttattgttttgtctttttacTAACAAAGGAATCATATACTGTATacatttttctctcttttgagaGTGTCCACATCAGCAATTTTTAAATGGTTGTGGATCCCACGTTCTGTCAGGTTTATTTGATCGTAAAAGGTTTGccgtttggtttggtttgatttggttcTCCACGTTTGGTCCAATAATTAAGTGAAACTGTGCGTTTTGTTTTGTGCTCCAGTCGATTAGGGCTTCATTTTTGTTCTTCCACGTTTCAAAGTCGCTGTCTCCGCTTTATCTTCAACTAGTATTTTGGCCCATGCTATGCATGGGCATAgttgtaatatttaatattttccaaTCTTTGTTTTAACACAGCATATTTTTCCaatctaaaattttagttaaacaCACATATTGTATGATCtgaatcaaataatttaatattattagttataaacaaaacattgatataataaatgtttatgaTTGAAACTGTTAGAATAATAAATTACAGTGTGTTACCGTACAACTTGCAACAGACCACGCAAAACATGTTTATTAAGTATAACAAATGCATGAAAAGTATCAtgttaaacaacaaaaaatataacaaatccATAGATAATGACAAacagtttataaagaaaatgtggatatatatttttaaaattttatatgattatatttgttattaaaaaaagagaTCAGAGCGTGACAGAACCAATTACAATCATATGCATTTGTTCACTTTTATTTTCAGATGAAATGAAACGTAAATCCACTCGACTCAAAACAACAAACAACAATTTTTATTTCCTTCTCCTACCGACGTGTTGACCTCcttcttttaaaagaaatgaaGCTACAAAAACATGCTTGCGATGGATGAAATATCAAAGAGATAAAGCAACTGTAAATAACCTGGCTCGAAAACAAAGTTTAGACTCCAGCAACCATTGATAGCGCCTCCACGGTGTTCATCATAATCCTCACTGATCTatgcaaattttgaaataaaatgaatcaatatAAACTTGTAATCAGAATTCAATATAAAAGAACTGTAAATAATGCATGCATCTAAATGTTCGATGAACCgaaatatttatagaatagaAGAAATGATCTATCAGACAATCCCCAAAAGTTTTATAGACATTCTGGGCATTGCGAATAGTAAAAACGTGTGGggttatatatagttttatcgtggaaaactgaaaaaaattacaaagatGGTGGAAGATAGAAACAGTAGTGGAGATAGTGGAAATAAAACAGTTTTATTCAGTTGTTTTAAAATACGTTTGTGAaagcaatttttaaaaaaagaactgtttaatttttgaaaagaaaacacGTGTCAATCACTTGACTTCTGTTTTATAGTATAAAAAAGATTCTTCATCTGCTAATAAATGTTATTGTCATTTAACCCGAAAACGTTGTCGACCTCTCTCCGTTTCCTTCATCTCAAATCTATAAACTGGGAGAGGGCTGGGAGTTGAATGAACCTTTGAAAACACTCTCAGTTAATCTCCTTCATCAAATGTAGAAAGAATCTTCGAAAATGTCTTCTTTAGATGCTGTTGTTGGGCAATCGGTCGATCGTAGCAGTTCATTGTTGCTCGGCATCTCCATTTTCTGGGCTAAAAAAACATCAAGAAGCATGGCGAATTCATGGGAATCATTCTACTTCTCCTTGATGAAaaggtatttttttttccttcaagcATCTTATATGCGAtatcaattttgttttataaaagcCCGGTGATCTAAATTTGATCACTACGTTTGCAGttaatccaaaatttaattgTCTGCTAACTTATCTGATGATATCATCTGATTCCAGCTTAGGATGTTCACTAACGAGGAGAAGCTTTCCCATGTACCCATACCAAGAAGggataaaaaaaagaaggaactTGTCTCAAAAGGAAATCTAATCAAATTCATCTCCAACTCTAATGAGCAGGTAACATTCATGGTTCCAACAATGTTTAAAATGTGTTTCTGTTTGAGataagaattttaaaagttaatatatgaTCTTGGTGAAGACACAAAAAGCTGATTTTATTTGCAAGGATCAGATTATTGAGGTCCTGcaacaaaatgtttttttgtgttgtttCCAGGAAGAAAATGGTAGTTTATTCATAGTGGAGACATTACAGTACTCAACTCGAGAAGTAGACGTGGTGGTACTATTGTGGCTGAGAGGCATCAGGTATGGAAGAAAATACAATGAGACTGCTGAAGTAACTTTCCCAAGAAACGGAAAGTACATGCGAAAGAAGCGAAGACAAGTTGTATGAAAGGTAAAGGAGGGCCAGAGAATGGTCAATGTAGTTTCAGGGGAGTTAGGCAGAGGATTAGGGGCAAATGGGTTGATGAGATTAGAGAGCCTAATCGAGGCAGTAGGCTTTAGTTTGGCACTTTCCCTACGGCTGAAAAAGCTTCTTCTGCTTATGAAGAGGCGGCTAGGGTCATGTATGGTCCATTGGCGAGGCTTAACTTCCCTCAGAAGCCAGTGTCTGATGTTACGAGTGGTTCGAGTCAGTCTGAGGTGTGCACAACTGGGTCTCAGGGCGTGTTCAAATGAAAACAGAGGATGCAGATTGTGAGTCTGAGCCCTTCCTGGGTGAAGCTAATCTGTTGGAGAATGGTGTGGAAGAGATGAAGAGGGACGTTAAAGTAGATGCTCCGAGCACATATTGGCTGAGTGAGTTTGAACAGATAAACAGAAGATGCATGAGATTGTTATAGAAACCTGTCAGGAACAGCCAGATTCACTGTCTGTTGCAGATTATGTGGTGGCTAGAGGATTTGGATCAGTGTAAGTGGGACCCGTCAGAGATGTTTGATGTTTCTGACTTCTGAGCTCTAGGTAAGTTGAATGGTGACATTTTTACAGGTTTGGACCAGGTTTTATACCCGTTTGATGTCGCAGGTGGGTTGTCTGAAACAGAGGAGCAGCAAAT is a genomic window containing:
- the LOC130495907 gene encoding protein LIGHT-DEPENDENT SHORT HYPOCOTYLS 2-like yields the protein MDLISQEHNNKNPNTVLSTRPPPPSSSSPPSSSRYENQKRRDWNTFCQYLRNHRPPLSLPSCTGEHVLEFLRYLDQFGKTKVHHQNCAFFGLPNPPASCPCPLRQAWGSLDALIGRLRAAYEEHGGVPETSPFGSRSVRVFLREVRDFQAKSRGVSYKKKRKTVNNKQITQSSSQPPLKPQQQQPGQSRMANYHHGQLNDIVQLQ
- the LOC108809534 gene encoding rubisco accumulation factor 1.2, chloroplastic, producing MVSLTATILKSSLFSPFTQSTTHGFPTNPVTRRRHVTLPITANVSRKPQNMIPKNPPARQNLYQPFRPPSSPVPPQFRSLDSAGKIEILAGRLALWFEYAPLISSLYAEGLTPPNIEELTGISSIEQNRLIVGTQVRDSISQSLHEPELIAAFDTGGAELLYEIRLLSTTQRVAAATYIIDRGFDSKRAQDLARAIKDYPSRRGDVGWLDFDYNLPGDCLAFLYYRQSRENKNPSEQRTSMLQLALEAAESEKAKKKLERELNGGEEEEKVKVEEVKAVTIPVVRLKFGEVAGASSVVVLPVCKAEEGEKNVLEAPMEINAGGDFKVVEAERGWKRWVVLPSWKPVAAIGRGGVAVSFRDDRKVLPWDGKEEPLLVVVDRERSEVESGDGYYLVAEENGLKLKKGSVLKEGSVEESLGMVLLVVRPPREDDDDWQNSHENWE